A part of Paraliobacillus zengyii genomic DNA contains:
- a CDS encoding ABC transporter substrate-binding protein — protein MIRKAKINRSFVVFFVSVMLLFVLAACGEDNSASSDSDDGLVPVKLQLKWVPQAQFAGYFMALEEGYFEDEGLAVEIVAGGPDIVPEQQVANGAADIGIGWVASLLPHQEEGLPLVQISQVYQKSGLLLVSKTEAGISSPEDLAGKNVGNWMGGNEFEVLALFDKYGLDPNADLSFVKQGFTMDQFLSGEIDAASVMTYNEYQVVLAEGIPESDLNVIDMNDEGVAMLEDNLFANTEWLEENKETAAKFVRASLKGWEAAIEDPEAAVDSVMAEAEEGSTSRDHQLKMMEEVAKLILPEGFDPANIGQIDDAMFKQTADIALEYGVIEEPADLDTAYTHEIMEMVNE, from the coding sequence ATGATTAGAAAAGCGAAAATAAACCGCAGCTTTGTCGTGTTTTTTGTTTCTGTCATGTTACTGTTTGTCTTAGCAGCTTGTGGAGAAGATAATTCTGCTTCTAGTGATTCCGATGATGGGTTGGTTCCTGTGAAACTACAATTAAAATGGGTACCACAAGCACAATTCGCTGGTTACTTTATGGCGCTTGAAGAGGGCTACTTTGAGGATGAAGGTTTAGCTGTTGAAATAGTAGCAGGTGGACCAGATATTGTACCAGAACAACAAGTAGCAAATGGTGCTGCAGATATCGGCATCGGTTGGGTAGCAAGTTTACTACCTCACCAAGAAGAAGGATTACCACTTGTTCAAATTTCTCAAGTATACCAAAAAAGTGGTTTATTATTAGTTTCAAAAACTGAAGCTGGCATTTCATCACCCGAGGACTTGGCCGGTAAGAATGTAGGTAACTGGATGGGAGGAAATGAATTTGAAGTACTAGCTTTATTTGATAAATATGGTTTAGATCCTAATGCAGATTTATCATTTGTCAAACAAGGTTTTACGATGGACCAGTTCTTATCTGGAGAAATTGATGCTGCGTCAGTAATGACATATAACGAATATCAAGTAGTACTTGCAGAAGGCATACCTGAGAGTGATTTAAACGTGATCGATATGAACGATGAAGGAGTTGCAATGTTAGAAGATAACTTATTTGCTAACACTGAGTGGTTAGAAGAAAATAAAGAAACTGCAGCTAAATTTGTTAGAGCATCCTTAAAAGGTTGGGAAGCTGCCATTGAAGACCCTGAAGCAGCTGTAGATAGCGTGATGGCAGAGGCTGAAGAAGGAAGCACATCAAGAGACCACCAATTAAAAATGATGGAGGAAGTTGCAAAATTAATTCTACCTGAAGGTTTTGATCCAGCAAACATAGGTCAAATTGATGATGCCATGTTTAAGCAAACAGCAGACATCGCACTTGAATATGGTGTTATTGAAGAACCCGCAGACTTAGATACAGCTTATACCCATGAGATTATGGAAATGGTTAATGAATAA
- a CDS encoding ABC transporter permease, with product MENKAMANTENRQPKVTVHSKTKTSRLKKPKKNIEFKKLFLPLIAGIVMALLWEFQVFHRILSLETYQLPIPSTIMEALIENYSLLFSYAGYTMTEAVLGMIVGSSLGFIIALVATAWPRWGKGGLMLIASLNAVPIVALAPIMNLWFGSGMGSRIAIVTIMTMAAMAINAHKGMRMVNPLALDLMHSYAANKNQVFRYLRITNSLPFVFTALKINTTASMIGAIVGEFFFSSQGLGYLLSNSIKVAKMPLGWACIIVAAIAGVIFYLIVERMEKTFLKWHTSQRA from the coding sequence ATGGAGAATAAAGCAATGGCTAATACAGAAAACAGACAGCCCAAAGTAACAGTCCATTCAAAAACGAAAACTTCAAGACTGAAAAAACCTAAAAAAAACATAGAATTTAAAAAACTGTTTCTACCTTTAATAGCCGGCATTGTTATGGCATTGTTATGGGAGTTCCAAGTTTTTCATCGAATTTTAAGTTTAGAAACATACCAACTACCTATACCTTCAACAATAATGGAAGCATTAATCGAAAATTACTCCCTTCTTTTTTCCTATGCAGGTTATACCATGACAGAGGCTGTATTAGGCATGATAGTAGGATCTTCATTAGGGTTTATTATAGCTCTAGTTGCAACCGCATGGCCTAGATGGGGAAAAGGTGGCCTCATGCTGATTGCATCCTTAAACGCCGTACCTATAGTTGCTTTGGCACCTATTATGAATCTATGGTTTGGTTCAGGTATGGGGTCAAGAATTGCGATTGTTACTATCATGACAATGGCCGCAATGGCGATAAATGCACATAAAGGAATGCGGATGGTTAACCCTTTAGCGCTTGATTTAATGCATTCTTATGCAGCGAATAAAAACCAGGTATTTCGATATTTACGTATAACAAATAGTTTACCTTTTGTTTTCACAGCTCTAAAAATAAATACAACCGCAAGTATGATAGGTGCTATTGTTGGAGAATTTTTCTTTTCCTCACAGGGGCTTGGTTATCTATTGTCCAACTCTATAAAAGTGGCAAAAATGCCTTTAGGATGGGCTTGTATTATTGTAGCAGCTATTGCTGGTGTTATTTTCTATTTAATTGTCGAAAGAATGGAAAAGACCTTTCTAAAATGGCACACTTCTCAACGCGCATAG
- a CDS encoding ABC transporter permease, with the protein MTETTMAQSKIPYLHEIVYTFTQYGSTLYTEGTATFSNAAIGFILGAILGILLAVLMSVSKWIEQLTFPYAIASQMIPILGLAPIVYGIIRDEQMARILIAGYITFFPVALNMLRGLRSVDPSALELMHSLAAKPWMVYWKLRFPASIPGLFSGLKIAAPLAVTGAILVELMGAQNGLGVIMLRNLYYGPTHNYMFWSTVIVGALLGLISYLLISLIERIIAPWQPDFRSGGDA; encoded by the coding sequence ATGACAGAAACAACTATGGCTCAGTCTAAAATCCCATATCTTCATGAAATTGTCTACACGTTCACACAATACGGAAGCACGCTTTACACTGAAGGAACTGCTACTTTTTCCAACGCAGCAATAGGATTTATATTAGGGGCAATTTTAGGTATTCTTTTAGCAGTGCTTATGAGTGTTTCAAAATGGATTGAACAATTAACATTTCCTTATGCAATCGCATCGCAAATGATTCCAATTTTAGGTCTAGCACCAATCGTATACGGTATTATTCGAGATGAACAAATGGCGCGTATTCTAATTGCTGGTTATATTACTTTTTTTCCTGTAGCACTAAACATGTTGAGAGGCCTTAGAAGTGTAGATCCATCCGCTCTTGAACTCATGCACTCTCTTGCAGCTAAACCTTGGATGGTTTATTGGAAGTTACGCTTTCCAGCTTCGATACCTGGGTTATTCAGTGGATTAAAAATAGCAGCACCACTTGCAGTAACAGGTGCAATTTTAGTTGAATTAATGGGTGCACAAAACGGTCTTGGTGTCATTATGCTACGTAATCTTTATTACGGTCCGACACATAATTATATGTTTTGGTCAACTGTTATTGTCGGTGCGTTACTAGGACTCATTAGTTATTTACTAATTAGTTTAATTGAACGTATTATAGCACCATGGCAACCAGATTTCCGATCTGGAGGTGATGCTTAG
- a CDS encoding ABC transporter ATP-binding protein, producing MVIAANTPEIQLDHVSMLYKTDTSEILALQDVTVDIKQGEFVSLLGPSGCGKTTLLRIMADLIQPTKGEIKIAGESARAARLAQKYGIVFQSPVLYDWRKVKQNINLPLEMMGIKRAEREARVHALLELVGLEDFKDKYPWQLSGGMQQRVAIARALAIEPEILLMDEPFSALDEFTREHLNEELLSIWSKVKSTVVFVTHSIPESIFLSDRVFVLSPHPGRLSSIVDIPLPRPRTQEMRNSPEFFQLISDIRNSFEGV from the coding sequence ATGGTAATAGCTGCAAACACTCCAGAAATTCAGTTAGATCACGTTAGCATGCTTTACAAAACGGATACCTCGGAAATTTTGGCATTGCAAGATGTTACTGTGGATATAAAACAAGGAGAATTTGTATCTTTGCTCGGTCCTTCAGGTTGTGGAAAAACGACTTTACTCCGAATTATGGCAGATCTAATTCAACCAACCAAAGGAGAAATAAAAATAGCAGGAGAATCAGCACGTGCAGCAAGATTAGCACAAAAGTATGGGATCGTATTCCAAAGTCCGGTCCTTTACGATTGGAGAAAGGTTAAACAAAATATTAATCTACCATTAGAAATGATGGGGATAAAAAGAGCAGAGCGCGAAGCTAGAGTCCATGCATTACTCGAATTAGTTGGATTAGAAGATTTCAAAGACAAGTATCCTTGGCAATTAAGTGGTGGCATGCAGCAGCGTGTAGCCATTGCTCGAGCTTTAGCAATTGAACCTGAAATATTACTTATGGATGAACCATTTTCAGCGCTAGATGAATTTACACGTGAACATCTAAATGAAGAACTTTTATCAATCTGGAGCAAAGTTAAAAGTACAGTCGTTTTTGTTACCCATAGCATACCTGAATCCATTTTCTTATCAGATAGAGTATTTGTATTGTCCCCACATCCAGGTAGGTTATCTTCCATTGTAGATATTCCTTTGCCTAGACCGCGCACACAAGAAATGAGGAATAGTCCAGAATTTTTCCAACTCATATCAGATATTCGTAATAGCTTTGAAGGAGTGTAA
- a CDS encoding nitrilase-related carbon-nitrogen hydrolase, whose amino-acid sequence MTDKITIGLIQAKNDVDGNEPVAVHKEAAIEKHIKLVREAKEKGAQIVCLQEIFYGPYFCTEQNTKWYDAAEEIPNGPTTKLFQDIAKELGIVIVLPIYEREGIATYYNTAAVIDADGSYLGKYRKQHIPHVGVEKEGCGFWEKFYFKPGNLGYPVFDTAFGKVGVYICYDRHFPEGARLLGLNGAEIVFNPSATTAGLSEYLWKLEQPAHAVANGYYLAAINRVGFEGPWNMGEFYGQSYLVDPRGSFVATGSRDQDEVIIGDVDKKLIREVRDTWQFYRDRRPETYDEMTALLP is encoded by the coding sequence ATGACTGATAAAATTACGATTGGTTTAATTCAAGCGAAAAATGATGTGGATGGAAATGAACCTGTTGCGGTTCATAAAGAAGCTGCAATCGAAAAACATATTAAACTTGTGCGAGAGGCAAAGGAAAAAGGTGCTCAAATCGTATGCCTTCAAGAAATCTTTTATGGTCCATACTTTTGTACTGAACAAAATACAAAATGGTATGACGCTGCTGAAGAAATTCCAAATGGACCAACAACAAAGTTATTTCAAGATATAGCTAAAGAACTTGGTATTGTTATTGTATTACCTATTTACGAAAGAGAAGGAATTGCTACTTATTATAATACTGCTGCTGTGATTGATGCAGATGGTAGTTACTTAGGTAAATATCGTAAACAGCATATCCCTCATGTAGGAGTAGAAAAAGAAGGGTGTGGCTTCTGGGAGAAGTTTTATTTTAAACCAGGTAACTTAGGCTATCCTGTTTTTGATACTGCTTTTGGAAAAGTCGGTGTGTATATTTGTTATGATCGTCACTTCCCAGAAGGTGCTAGATTGCTAGGACTAAATGGCGCTGAGATTGTATTTAATCCGTCTGCGACAACTGCAGGTTTATCAGAGTATTTATGGAAGCTTGAGCAACCAGCACACGCCGTTGCTAATGGCTATTACTTAGCTGCGATTAATAGGGTTGGTTTTGAAGGACCTTGGAATATGGGTGAATTTTATGGTCAAAGTTATTTAGTTGATCCAAGAGGTAGTTTCGTTGCTACAGGTAGCCGTGATCAAGATGAAGTAATAATCGGCGATGTGGATAAAAAGTTGATACGTGAAGTGAGAGATACATGGCAATTCTATCGTGACCGTAGACCAGAAACATACGATGAAATGACTGCGTTGCTTCCATAA
- a CDS encoding NAD(P)-dependent oxidoreductase, which produces MHTTPEDLIGNFKEANAGLTSQKAMDESNRCLYCYDAPCIKACPTSIDIPSFIKKIASGNMKGSAIKIMTSNPVGASCARVCPTEELCEGACVLNEETTPIMIGDLQRYATDWAIKNEQVLFKAGKSNGKTVAIVGGGPGGLSAARELALLGYKVTIFEAEERAGGLNSYGIVSFRLPQDVALWEVEQIESLGVEIRTNTTIGKDIPTSELLDRYDKAVLAIGMSSVPDLGMEGEDLDGVLDAIEFVKSTKTPPITDEMIGKKVVVIGAGNTAIDGATCSVRLGAENVKILYRRTADEMTAYDFEYEFAKQDGIEFNWLTQPTKVISDENGKVKAIECIKMELGNPDKDGRRRPVAVEDSIFTLEVDYVIKAIGQSRYTNLIEGFGLQHDDGVVTINEETYQTSNTKVFACGDVIFGKGQGEAMVVSAAEQGKQVAYALHRELFGFAEGTAS; this is translated from the coding sequence ATGCATACGACACCTGAAGATTTAATAGGTAACTTTAAAGAAGCAAATGCCGGTTTAACAAGTCAGAAGGCAATGGATGAATCTAATCGCTGTTTATATTGTTATGATGCACCTTGTATAAAAGCGTGTCCAACAAGTATTGATATCCCTTCTTTCATTAAAAAGATTGCTAGTGGTAATATGAAGGGTTCAGCTATTAAGATTATGACTTCAAACCCAGTAGGTGCTAGTTGTGCAAGAGTTTGTCCTACAGAAGAGCTTTGTGAAGGTGCGTGCGTTTTAAATGAAGAAACAACACCAATCATGATTGGTGATCTCCAACGTTATGCGACAGATTGGGCAATTAAAAATGAACAAGTCTTATTTAAAGCAGGTAAGTCTAATGGAAAAACAGTGGCAATTGTAGGTGGTGGTCCAGGTGGATTATCAGCTGCTAGAGAATTAGCATTGCTAGGATATAAGGTTACTATTTTTGAAGCAGAGGAACGTGCGGGAGGTTTAAATAGTTATGGTATTGTATCTTTCCGTTTACCACAGGACGTGGCTTTATGGGAAGTGGAACAAATAGAAAGTCTGGGTGTAGAGATAAGGACGAACACGACGATAGGAAAAGATATTCCAACAAGTGAACTATTAGATCGTTACGACAAAGCAGTACTTGCTATCGGAATGTCAAGCGTACCTGATTTAGGTATGGAGGGGGAAGATCTTGACGGTGTTCTGGATGCAATTGAGTTTGTTAAAAGTACGAAAACACCGCCCATTACGGATGAAATGATTGGTAAAAAGGTGGTAGTAATTGGGGCTGGTAATACAGCAATTGACGGGGCTACTTGTTCTGTGCGTCTCGGTGCAGAAAATGTGAAGATATTGTATCGTAGAACAGCTGATGAGATGACGGCCTATGACTTTGAATACGAGTTTGCAAAACAGGATGGAATTGAATTTAATTGGTTAACGCAACCAACCAAAGTCATTAGTGATGAAAATGGAAAAGTAAAAGCCATAGAGTGCATAAAGATGGAACTAGGAAATCCTGATAAGGATGGAAGACGTAGACCAGTAGCGGTAGAAGATTCAATATTTACATTAGAAGTAGATTATGTGATTAAAGCAATTGGACAGTCAAGGTACACAAATTTAATAGAAGGATTTGGCTTACAGCATGATGATGGTGTCGTAACAATAAATGAAGAAACGTATCAAACTTCAAACACAAAAGTTTTTGCTTGTGGAGATGTTATTTTTGGTAAAGGTCAAGGAGAAGCGATGGTAGTTTCGGCAGCAGAGCAAGGTAAGCAAGTGGCCTATGCACTGCATCGAGAGCTGTTTGGTTTTGCTGAAGGAACAGCTTCGTAA
- the preA gene encoding NAD-dependent dihydropyrimidine dehydrogenase subunit PreA, with protein MADLSINMAGIKSPNPFWLASGPPTNTGYQVQRAFEAGWGGAVWKTLGDPVINTSSRFAAIGFNGQRVAGFNNIELITDRPLEINLKEIYETKKKYPDHAIIASVMVEPQREKWHEIMKRLEDVGVDGYELNFGCPHGMAERGMGAASGQVPELVEKQTYWAKEATTKPVIVKLTPNITDITVTAEAAVRGGADSISMINTINSLAGVDIDTWNTIPHVGNKGAHGGYCGPAVKPIALNMVGECARNEKIGIPISGIGGISNWQDTVEFMLMGSTSVQICTAAMHHGFRIVEDMIDGLDNYLDNKGIDSVMDIVGQTVPKYSNWGDLDLNYKVVAQIDNDTCINCNKCYIACEDTSHQCIDMLKDGGGRDILQVREEDCVGCNLCQIVCPVDGVISMVEVDTEFPPMTWNQREAVTGTIGSNANLIK; from the coding sequence ATGGCAGACTTAAGTATCAATATGGCTGGTATTAAATCACCGAACCCATTTTGGTTGGCATCTGGTCCGCCAACAAATACTGGTTACCAAGTTCAACGAGCATTTGAAGCTGGATGGGGTGGTGCTGTTTGGAAGACGTTAGGTGATCCAGTAATTAATACGTCATCTCGTTTTGCGGCTATTGGTTTTAATGGTCAACGCGTTGCAGGATTTAATAATATTGAATTAATCACTGATCGTCCGTTGGAAATAAATTTAAAAGAAATTTATGAAACAAAGAAAAAATATCCGGATCATGCAATTATAGCTTCTGTGATGGTTGAACCACAAAGAGAAAAATGGCATGAAATAATGAAACGTTTAGAGGATGTTGGTGTTGATGGCTATGAATTGAATTTTGGCTGTCCGCATGGTATGGCGGAACGTGGAATGGGAGCCGCATCTGGTCAAGTACCAGAATTAGTAGAAAAACAAACATATTGGGCAAAAGAAGCTACAACAAAACCAGTAATTGTTAAGCTAACTCCAAATATAACAGATATTACAGTAACTGCAGAAGCGGCTGTTCGTGGTGGGGCAGATTCTATCAGTATGATTAATACGATCAATAGTTTAGCTGGTGTTGATATTGATACGTGGAATACGATTCCTCATGTCGGTAACAAAGGAGCACATGGTGGATATTGTGGTCCAGCAGTTAAACCAATCGCCTTGAATATGGTGGGCGAGTGTGCCAGGAATGAAAAAATAGGCATTCCGATTTCTGGAATAGGTGGTATTTCTAATTGGCAGGATACGGTGGAATTTATGCTGATGGGCTCTACAAGTGTCCAAATTTGTACGGCAGCAATGCATCATGGTTTTAGAATTGTAGAAGACATGATTGATGGATTAGACAATTATTTAGATAATAAAGGTATAGACTCTGTGATGGATATTGTCGGTCAAACGGTACCGAAATACTCTAATTGGGGAGATTTAGATCTTAACTATAAAGTGGTAGCACAGATTGATAATGACACATGTATTAATTGCAATAAGTGTTATATTGCTTGTGAAGATACGTCACATCAATGTATAGATATGTTAAAGGATGGGGGTGGAAGAGACATACTTCAAGTGCGTGAAGAAGATTGTGTAGGCTGTAATCTTTGTCAAATTGTTTGTCCGGTTGATGGAGTGATTAGTATGGTTGAAGTTGATACCGAATTCCCACCAATGACATGGAATCAAAGAGAGGCTGTCACTGGAACAATAGGTAGTAACGCTAACTTAATTAAATAA
- the hydA gene encoding dihydropyrimidinase yields the protein MTQKIIKNGTIVTASDTYQADLLIEDEQIALIGQGLAIEGAEIVDASGCYVFPGGIDPHTHLEMPFGGTVSKDDFETGTIAAAFGGTTSLIDFCITRKGETLKNPIKEWHAKSKDKAVIDYGFHLMISEINENVLNELPSILEDEGITSFKVFMAYKNVFQADDGTLFQTLKTAKELGALVMVHAENGDVIDYLVNEALEAGNTDPIYHALTRPPEAEGEATSRATELTGLANSQLYVVHVSCDESAQKIKAAREKGYDVWGETCPQYLVLDQSYMEKPNFEGAKYVWSPPLREKWNQEKLWMALKNGYLQTIGSDQCSFDFKGQKDLGIDDFTKIPNGGPMIEDRFSILFSEGVKKGRITLNQFVDITSTRSAKLFGLYPKKGTIAVGSDADIVIFDPNVERTISVDTHHMAVDYNAFEGMEITGEPVTVFSRGEFVIRDKQFVGKLGAGNYLKRARYGDMLTNNSDKLTV from the coding sequence ATGACTCAAAAAATAATCAAAAATGGAACAATTGTTACGGCATCAGATACGTATCAAGCTGATTTATTAATTGAGGATGAACAAATTGCTTTAATTGGTCAAGGGTTGGCTATAGAAGGTGCTGAAATAGTTGACGCTTCAGGTTGTTATGTTTTTCCTGGTGGAATTGATCCGCATACGCATTTAGAAATGCCATTTGGTGGAACAGTGAGTAAAGATGATTTTGAAACGGGTACGATTGCAGCAGCTTTCGGTGGAACTACGTCACTGATTGACTTCTGTATTACGAGAAAAGGGGAAACGTTAAAAAATCCTATTAAAGAATGGCATGCTAAATCAAAAGACAAGGCTGTTATTGATTATGGGTTTCATTTAATGATTAGCGAGATTAATGAGAATGTACTAAATGAGTTACCATCTATTCTAGAAGATGAGGGGATTACTTCATTTAAAGTATTTATGGCCTATAAAAATGTGTTTCAAGCAGATGACGGTACATTATTCCAAACATTGAAAACGGCAAAAGAACTTGGAGCACTTGTTATGGTTCACGCTGAAAATGGTGATGTGATTGATTATTTGGTCAATGAAGCATTAGAAGCTGGTAACACAGATCCCATCTATCACGCTTTAACACGTCCGCCTGAAGCGGAAGGTGAAGCAACCAGTAGAGCAACTGAGTTAACGGGTTTAGCTAATTCACAGTTATATGTGGTTCACGTATCTTGCGATGAGAGCGCACAGAAAATTAAAGCAGCCCGTGAAAAAGGTTATGATGTCTGGGGAGAAACTTGTCCACAATATTTAGTTCTTGATCAATCTTATATGGAGAAACCTAATTTTGAAGGTGCTAAATATGTGTGGTCACCGCCGCTTAGGGAAAAGTGGAATCAAGAGAAATTATGGATGGCTTTAAAGAATGGATATTTACAAACGATAGGTTCAGATCAATGCTCATTTGACTTTAAAGGGCAAAAGGATTTAGGTATCGATGATTTCACGAAAATACCAAATGGAGGTCCGATGATTGAGGATCGATTTAGTATTTTGTTTTCAGAAGGAGTGAAAAAAGGCCGGATTACATTAAATCAATTTGTTGATATTACCTCGACTCGAAGTGCAAAACTATTTGGTTTATATCCTAAAAAAGGAACAATCGCTGTTGGCAGTGATGCTGATATTGTTATTTTTGATCCAAATGTAGAAAGAACTATCTCTGTTGATACGCATCATATGGCTGTAGATTATAATGCATTTGAAGGGATGGAAATAACAGGAGAACCTGTTACCGTATTCTCGCGTGGTGAATTCGTTATTCGAGACAAACAGTTTGTCGGAAAGCTAGGGGCAGGAAACTATTTAAAACGGGCACGCTACGGTGATATGTTGACGAATAATAGTGATAAATTAACCGTGTAA
- a CDS encoding PucR family transcriptional regulator, translating into MGSFQLTVRDVLQHKCFKNAKVIAGEDGLDNVIRWVHIMEVTNFEELLNGSELILSTGIGWKDFKKTSVDYLERLIRANVSGLCIELVKYANEIPEKMIELANKHNMPIIVFYQEVRFIDITQDINTELMNNQYKILSDLEEFSRKLNYTMLLPNAFKRVLKLINQYLNVQVIYLAKNTEETIFVPLQHEMEQIKLIETVKNFKEKRLVNRNKQFIAANGSYVGQPVQALDHKFADLVIFPKYKNATEYELLVLDRCANAISQDLVRILYMEEQRKQKEQQWVYEWLNGEYHAEEIQQYISSLDSTLKPNGATVCICRLNQVLDDSKHSYFLAILRNVLQSHGYFLISLYDHKQFTLIFINQRSLTDWKERLKKALNHVNQMNLYEIEASNHALFGVGKMIVDLEKIQESYDTAKEALLIQNQAKLSDEIFYEDLHIYRLVSSLSKTINLHDYINEYIGTVIEYDQMHNSELLYTLRVFLESNGSKNDAAKRLFVVRQTLYHRLDKLKELLGEDFMDASKRSTIEFSLHAHRYMNPPKKIVETTSINAIEN; encoded by the coding sequence TTGGGCTCATTTCAATTAACTGTTAGAGATGTCTTGCAGCATAAGTGTTTTAAGAATGCGAAGGTAATAGCTGGTGAAGATGGACTTGATAATGTTATTCGTTGGGTTCATATTATGGAGGTAACAAATTTTGAAGAATTATTAAATGGTTCTGAACTCATTCTTTCTACAGGTATAGGATGGAAGGATTTTAAAAAAACAAGTGTTGATTACTTGGAACGATTAATTAGAGCTAATGTTTCAGGTCTTTGTATTGAACTTGTAAAGTATGCAAACGAAATACCAGAGAAAATGATTGAACTTGCTAATAAGCATAATATGCCAATTATCGTTTTTTATCAAGAAGTACGGTTTATTGATATAACGCAAGATATTAATACAGAGCTAATGAATAATCAATATAAGATTTTATCTGATTTAGAAGAGTTTTCGAGAAAACTTAACTATACCATGTTGTTACCTAATGCTTTCAAACGTGTGTTGAAACTGATAAATCAATACTTAAATGTACAGGTGATTTATCTAGCGAAAAACACAGAAGAAACTATTTTTGTTCCTTTGCAACATGAAATGGAACAAATAAAATTAATAGAAACAGTGAAAAATTTCAAGGAAAAAAGACTCGTCAATCGAAATAAACAATTTATTGCAGCTAATGGCTCCTATGTTGGTCAACCTGTGCAAGCGCTCGATCATAAGTTTGCTGACTTAGTTATTTTTCCGAAATATAAGAATGCTACTGAGTATGAATTACTTGTTTTAGATCGATGTGCAAATGCTATTTCTCAAGATTTGGTTCGGATACTTTACATGGAAGAACAAAGAAAACAAAAGGAACAGCAATGGGTTTATGAATGGCTGAATGGCGAATATCACGCCGAAGAAATACAACAATATATATCTTCTCTAGATTCTACTTTAAAACCTAACGGTGCTACAGTATGTATTTGTCGATTAAATCAAGTACTTGATGACTCCAAACACTCCTATTTTTTAGCCATCCTTAGAAATGTATTACAAAGTCACGGCTATTTCCTGATATCACTATATGACCATAAGCAGTTTACACTTATTTTTATTAATCAACGTTCCTTAACGGATTGGAAGGAGAGATTGAAAAAAGCTTTGAATCATGTTAATCAAATGAATTTATATGAGATAGAGGCATCTAACCATGCGCTATTTGGCGTTGGTAAGATGATCGTAGACCTTGAAAAAATTCAAGAAAGTTATGACACAGCAAAAGAAGCGCTCCTAATTCAAAATCAAGCAAAACTCAGTGATGAGATTTTTTATGAGGATTTACATATTTATCGGCTAGTTTCAAGTTTAAGTAAAACAATTAACTTACATGATTATATTAATGAATATATCGGGACTGTTATAGAATATGATCAGATGCATAATAGTGAGTTACTCTATACTTTACGAGTATTTTTGGAATCTAATGGGTCAAAAAATGATGCAGCAAAACGCTTATTTGTAGTGAGACAAACGTTATACCATCGCCTAGATAAATTGAAAGAGTTATTAGGTGAGGATTTCATGGATGCTTCTAAGCGATCAACAATCGAATTTTCTCTTCATGCACATCGCTATATGAATCCACCTAAAAAAATTGTTGAAACTACATCGATTAATGCTATTGAAAATTAA